One Novipirellula galeiformis DNA segment encodes these proteins:
- a CDS encoding DUF1553 domain-containing protein, which yields MTILRIDPACRRNSSTADSDRGATRSRATAGLIIAFGILTFLPRSFAGESLSIENAEADRTLLGRDARIQLVVSRHHAGEVHRTDEDVTGDVVYSVEPAGIFSVDRDGFVIPIADGQATLTAKHASGATSNATFTVSGMSEDQAVSFPGQVVPIFTKLGCNGGGCHGKAAGQNGFKLSLLGFEPREDYEHLIGESRGRRISPAIPDQSLLLLKAINASPHGGGQRLEADSHEYRVMRRWIAQGTNFGDGKEPSVVSIEVLPAHRRLAPGASQQLSVVAVYSDGAREDVTRAALYEANDTEMAEVDAKGKVTLNKHVGDVAVMARYQGHVTVFRADIPQTIESSPESLTPQPANVVDVHVFAKLQSLGIPASETCDDATFLRRATLDIAGRLPTPEESSQFNSDQSANKREVLVDQLLASEDHADYFASKWNAILRNKRQGGNLEFATIAFHQWIRDSIAENKPYDQFVREIVTASGSVANHPPVVWFQQVPDKSSRVEDAAQLFLAQRVACAHCHHHPYEKWSQADYAQLSAFFATVTKKAGSEPLEPDFIAEVGAATSPHPKTGQPLTAAGLDAESAAIDPSEDARVHLAQWMTDPANPFFARALVNRYWKHFMGRGLVEPEDDMRITNPPSNPELLDAMAASFVESHFDLRALIRLIVLSKTYGLSSEPAAGNLGDRRSYSRYYPKRLQAEVLLDAIDDVSGNQTKFAGMPAGTRAVALPDTEFDSYFLSVFGIPDSVTACECERSQEANLAQSLHLINSDEIQEKLGNDAARAAKLAVDGDLTDEAKLQQLYTLAFSREATDTERKAMLGYLSSKENRREAFEDILWSLVNSKEFLFNH from the coding sequence ATGACGATCCTACGAATTGATCCAGCGTGCCGGCGGAACTCCTCCACCGCCGATTCGGATCGCGGGGCGACGCGATCTCGCGCCACCGCGGGGCTTATTATCGCGTTTGGCATCCTCACCTTCCTGCCTCGCTCCTTTGCGGGTGAATCGCTGAGCATCGAGAATGCGGAGGCCGATCGCACGCTGCTTGGGCGTGATGCACGGATCCAATTGGTCGTCTCACGACACCATGCCGGTGAAGTTCATCGCACCGATGAAGATGTGACCGGCGACGTCGTCTACTCCGTAGAACCGGCCGGAATTTTCAGTGTGGATCGTGATGGGTTCGTGATTCCCATCGCCGATGGACAAGCCACCCTGACCGCCAAACATGCCTCGGGCGCGACCTCCAACGCGACATTCACGGTCAGCGGAATGAGCGAAGATCAAGCGGTTAGCTTTCCGGGGCAAGTGGTTCCGATCTTCACCAAGCTCGGCTGCAACGGCGGCGGATGCCATGGCAAGGCGGCGGGCCAAAATGGGTTCAAGTTGTCTTTGTTGGGTTTTGAGCCGCGTGAAGATTACGAGCACTTGATTGGCGAGTCCCGAGGACGTCGAATTTCACCCGCAATCCCCGACCAAAGCTTGCTGTTGCTCAAAGCGATCAACGCCTCACCCCACGGCGGCGGACAACGTCTCGAGGCGGACAGTCACGAGTATCGCGTGATGCGCCGCTGGATCGCCCAAGGAACGAACTTTGGTGACGGAAAGGAACCCTCGGTCGTGTCGATCGAAGTGCTGCCCGCTCATCGACGGTTGGCCCCAGGGGCCAGTCAACAATTGTCCGTCGTCGCCGTCTATTCTGATGGCGCGCGAGAAGATGTAACACGCGCGGCCCTCTACGAGGCCAACGATACCGAGATGGCCGAGGTCGATGCCAAAGGCAAAGTGACCTTGAACAAGCACGTGGGTGATGTCGCCGTGATGGCTCGCTACCAAGGGCACGTCACGGTGTTCCGTGCGGATATCCCTCAAACGATCGAGTCGTCGCCGGAGTCGTTGACACCGCAGCCAGCCAACGTCGTCGACGTTCACGTCTTTGCCAAGCTTCAATCGCTGGGGATTCCCGCCTCGGAAACCTGCGACGACGCGACCTTTTTGCGACGAGCAACGCTCGACATCGCAGGCCGTTTACCAACGCCTGAGGAAAGCTCTCAGTTCAACAGCGACCAAAGTGCGAATAAGCGTGAGGTGCTCGTCGACCAATTGCTGGCCAGCGAGGATCATGCCGATTATTTTGCCAGTAAATGGAACGCGATTCTGCGCAACAAACGCCAAGGTGGCAACCTGGAATTCGCCACGATCGCGTTCCATCAATGGATCCGCGACAGCATTGCCGAAAACAAACCGTATGACCAATTTGTTCGTGAGATCGTGACCGCGTCCGGGAGCGTCGCGAACCATCCTCCGGTCGTTTGGTTCCAACAAGTGCCCGACAAGAGCAGTCGCGTCGAAGACGCCGCACAACTTTTTTTGGCGCAACGTGTCGCCTGTGCTCACTGTCACCATCACCCCTACGAAAAGTGGAGCCAAGCGGATTACGCTCAACTCTCCGCCTTCTTTGCCACCGTCACCAAGAAGGCGGGCAGCGAGCCGTTGGAGCCTGATTTCATTGCGGAGGTCGGCGCCGCTACGTCACCTCACCCCAAAACCGGCCAACCGCTGACCGCCGCGGGACTCGACGCAGAATCCGCTGCCATCGATCCAAGCGAAGATGCTCGAGTCCATTTGGCTCAATGGATGACCGATCCGGCGAATCCCTTTTTTGCCCGCGCGTTGGTGAACCGTTATTGGAAACATTTCATGGGTCGCGGTTTGGTCGAGCCCGAAGACGACATGCGGATCACCAACCCTCCCTCCAACCCGGAACTGCTCGATGCGATGGCGGCATCGTTTGTGGAGTCCCACTTTGATCTACGCGCTCTGATTCGTCTGATCGTGTTGTCGAAAACCTATGGGCTCAGTAGCGAGCCGGCCGCAGGCAATCTTGGTGATCGACGCAGTTACTCGCGTTATTATCCCAAACGACTGCAGGCCGAAGTGTTGTTAGACGCGATTGACGATGTCTCAGGTAACCAAACCAAGTTCGCCGGAATGCCCGCGGGAACCAGGGCGGTGGCGCTGCCCGATACCGAGTTCGATTCGTATTTCCTTAGTGTGTTTGGCATCCCCGACTCTGTGACCGCATGTGAGTGCGAACGTTCCCAAGAGGCCAACTTGGCTCAGAGTCTGCACCTGATCAACTCGGACGAAATCCAAGAAAAACTGGGGAACGATGCGGCCCGGGCCGCCAAACTAGCCGTCGATGGTGATCTGACGGATGAAGCAAAATTGCAGCAGCTATACACGCTCGCGTTCAGTCGCGAAGCAACCGATACGGAACGGAAAGCCATGCTTGGCTACTTGAGCAGCAAAGAAAATCGCCGAGAAGCCTTCGAAGACATCCTTTGGTCGTTAGTCAATTCCAAAGAGTTTTTGTTCAACCACTAG
- a CDS encoding WD40 domain-containing protein, with protein MIRPSSVLSFAILSLAITSTSLAEESPVKPVDFATQVMPILKRNCLACHHQQEAEGGLVLETLASIHAGGDSGPGATPKDLESSSLWTRASGEEDPIMPPPDNSVGASPLTAEELALLRLWIEQGATGTDASASEKIVWQPIPASIRATYAMDVSPDNRIAAVARANRVLIVDLQSTTEVARLSDPSLADLAVDGGIADVDLIQSIAFSPDGDRIATGGFRTVRIWKRTPAPVSQPPSPLANASGPIAISQDQTRAAFVNAIGDVEIWDLNAPQKQHTLTSPAGLVTSLGWANTAGEDERLFVARQDGHLAVWNGTTGAIVCELQTDTSIAEMAIARDASTLVTLTSAKQVRAYQCAATESVWKITPVHESVGAIADATAIAATPTLIAIASESAGVLLVDPKANTVVRKIDHGAVVEALAVSLDDTQLATAGRDGKTRSWNLADGKALITMQGTRKQQLRLNQADQDVVRQNAIVAALNAKTATLEALLKTENEALAKVTQAKNEATEALAAATKKHADAVALVATTQATLKKANEDAAAAEPLIATVTKQLQEAKAKVELVAKQLAEQQAAKVTADAEVAKAQAEVDAATKKAAEAKAAEAKAAEAKAAEAKAAEAKAAEAKAAEAKAAEAKAAEAKAAEAKEGESEPAKANVETTPETGKEDVKAAEALIAAATKQLQDAKAKLDLVAKEIAAKQAEKTATEAQVTKLQAELDAAMKKAVDAKALSEKSTKDLVAQNKAVTDTEAAKTKSESDLANRQQALASATSAQQFAAASIPKHQAIVASETRHGEVLTKIAAAELGHSNAASNGVIDVDFHGDNVATAHRDGSLRWYSAGTGTPLGSRQGIGHDHVAIIADQLVGFSQRSTATIVSTAFTWQLERTIGAMDSDTFADRVTALDFRRDGLTLAVGGGAPSRSGEIKIFAVETGELLRDFGSIHSDTVLGLDFSPDGTMLASASADKTIRLLDIATQTQIRTLEGHTHHVLAVAWQQNGSNIVSASADQTIKAWDSETGQSTRTVGGFPKEISALDFVQATDQVAAAGSHGEVRLVKTSNGGVVRTFKAPNDFLYTTRVTPDGGKVLASGQNGHLLIWNLADGKLIGEMP; from the coding sequence ATGATCCGACCTTCCTCTGTGCTCTCGTTTGCAATCCTCTCGCTGGCGATCACTTCGACATCGTTGGCCGAGGAATCGCCGGTCAAACCGGTCGACTTCGCCACTCAGGTGATGCCGATCCTGAAACGCAACTGTTTGGCGTGCCACCACCAACAGGAAGCGGAAGGCGGCCTCGTGCTCGAAACGTTAGCGTCGATCCATGCCGGAGGCGACAGCGGGCCGGGGGCGACGCCAAAGGACCTCGAGTCGAGTTCGTTGTGGACGCGGGCCAGCGGCGAAGAAGATCCGATCATGCCACCGCCCGACAATTCCGTCGGTGCATCGCCATTGACCGCTGAAGAGCTTGCCTTGCTTCGTTTGTGGATCGAGCAAGGAGCCACAGGCACGGATGCGAGCGCCAGCGAAAAAATCGTCTGGCAACCGATTCCCGCTTCGATTCGCGCGACGTATGCGATGGATGTGTCCCCTGACAATCGCATCGCCGCCGTCGCACGTGCCAACCGTGTCCTAATCGTCGACCTGCAATCGACCACCGAGGTGGCTCGATTATCCGACCCCTCGCTGGCCGATCTCGCGGTCGATGGCGGAATCGCCGACGTCGACCTGATCCAATCGATTGCCTTCTCGCCCGACGGAGACCGTATCGCGACAGGAGGTTTCCGTACGGTCCGCATTTGGAAACGCACCCCTGCACCCGTTTCACAGCCTCCCTCTCCGTTGGCAAACGCGAGCGGACCGATCGCGATCTCGCAGGATCAAACTCGAGCCGCTTTCGTCAATGCGATTGGTGACGTCGAGATCTGGGACTTAAACGCCCCACAGAAACAACACACCCTGACGAGCCCCGCTGGATTGGTCACTTCGCTCGGTTGGGCCAACACCGCAGGCGAAGACGAGCGATTGTTCGTGGCGCGACAAGACGGACACCTCGCCGTCTGGAACGGCACAACCGGCGCCATCGTTTGCGAGTTACAAACGGACACGTCGATCGCAGAGATGGCGATCGCTCGCGACGCATCGACCTTGGTGACATTGACATCTGCGAAGCAGGTTCGCGCTTATCAATGCGCCGCCACCGAATCGGTCTGGAAGATCACTCCCGTCCACGAATCGGTCGGCGCGATTGCCGACGCCACCGCGATTGCGGCCACGCCGACCTTGATTGCAATTGCCAGCGAATCAGCCGGAGTCCTCTTGGTCGATCCCAAAGCAAACACCGTCGTCCGCAAAATCGATCATGGTGCGGTAGTCGAGGCATTGGCCGTATCCTTGGACGACACGCAACTCGCCACAGCAGGACGCGACGGCAAGACGCGAAGCTGGAATCTAGCCGATGGCAAAGCCTTGATCACGATGCAGGGCACCCGCAAACAGCAATTGCGTCTAAACCAAGCGGACCAGGATGTCGTCCGGCAAAACGCAATCGTCGCGGCATTGAACGCAAAAACGGCGACGCTTGAAGCGTTGCTGAAGACCGAAAACGAGGCGCTCGCCAAAGTCACCCAGGCGAAGAACGAAGCCACCGAAGCGTTGGCGGCCGCAACCAAGAAGCACGCGGATGCTGTGGCACTTGTGGCCACGACCCAAGCGACCCTAAAAAAGGCCAACGAAGACGCCGCGGCCGCTGAACCCTTGATCGCTACCGTCACCAAGCAATTGCAGGAAGCCAAAGCAAAAGTCGAGTTAGTGGCAAAACAACTCGCCGAACAACAAGCAGCGAAGGTGACCGCCGACGCCGAAGTCGCCAAGGCCCAAGCCGAAGTAGACGCCGCGACGAAAAAAGCGGCAGAAGCTAAAGCGGCAGAAGCTAAAGCCGCAGAAGCTAAAGCCGCAGAAGCCAAAGCCGCTGAAGCCAAAGCCGCTGAAGCCAAAGCCGCAGAAGCCAAAGCCGCAGAAGCCAAAGCCGCAGAAGCCAAAGCCGCTGAAGCTAAAGAGGGCGAGAGCGAGCCCGCGAAAGCCAACGTGGAAACGACTCCGGAAACCGGGAAGGAGGACGTGAAAGCAGCCGAAGCCTTGATCGCCGCTGCGACCAAGCAACTGCAGGATGCGAAAGCAAAATTGGATTTGGTGGCCAAGGAGATCGCAGCGAAGCAAGCTGAAAAAACGGCCACGGAAGCTCAAGTCACCAAGCTGCAAGCCGAATTGGACGCCGCGATGAAAAAAGCGGTCGATGCGAAGGCGTTGAGCGAAAAATCCACCAAGGATTTAGTGGCGCAAAACAAAGCGGTCACCGATACCGAAGCAGCCAAGACAAAAAGTGAGAGCGACCTCGCTAATCGCCAACAAGCGCTCGCATCGGCCACCAGTGCACAGCAATTCGCTGCTGCGAGCATTCCCAAGCATCAAGCGATTGTCGCCTCTGAAACGCGACACGGCGAAGTCCTTACCAAGATCGCCGCCGCGGAACTTGGGCACAGCAACGCAGCCAGCAACGGTGTGATCGACGTAGACTTTCATGGCGACAACGTCGCCACCGCTCATCGCGATGGTTCACTTCGCTGGTACAGTGCGGGCACCGGAACCCCGCTGGGATCCCGCCAAGGGATCGGGCATGACCATGTGGCCATCATTGCCGATCAACTCGTTGGTTTTTCACAGCGATCCACCGCAACCATCGTGTCGACGGCATTCACATGGCAACTTGAACGCACGATTGGTGCGATGGACTCCGATACGTTTGCCGACCGAGTGACGGCACTCGACTTTCGCCGCGACGGATTGACGTTAGCAGTGGGAGGCGGGGCACCAAGTCGCTCCGGCGAAATCAAAATCTTTGCCGTTGAAACCGGTGAACTGCTTCGCGACTTCGGCTCGATCCATAGCGATACGGTACTCGGACTCGACTTTTCACCCGATGGCACGATGCTCGCTTCGGCATCGGCTGACAAGACCATTCGTTTGTTGGACATCGCCACCCAGACCCAAATCCGTACCCTCGAAGGCCACACTCACCACGTGTTGGCGGTTGCATGGCAACAGAATGGCAGCAACATCGTCTCGGCCAGCGCCGACCAAACGATCAAGGCCTGGGATTCTGAAACCGGCCAATCAACGCGTACCGTTGGCGGCTTTCCGAAAGAGATCTCGGCCCTGGATTTTGTCCAAGCGACCGATCAAGTCGCTGCAGCCGGATCCCACGGGGAAGTCCGTTTGGTGAAGACCAGCAATGGAGGCGTTGTGCGAACCTTCAAGGCGCCGAACGACTTTCTGTATACCACACGGGTCACGCCCGATGGCGGCAAGGTGTTAGCGAGCGGCCAAAACGGCCACCTGCTAATTTGGAACCTCGCCGATGGAAAGTTGATCGGAGAAATGCCCTAG
- a CDS encoding YggS family pyridoxal phosphate-dependent enzyme encodes MRTRLAENWKSVVDDVQAATTAAKRPSDSVQIIGVSKYVDAETTLALVEAGCHQLGENRPQVLWKKAAEVEFPDQVQWHLIGHLQRNKLRRSMPFRPWIHSVDSERLLHAIVEEASVLKQPTEVLLEVNISGEPDKTGLMPEAIEPILERHLAEPGNDVVKVRGLMAMAGWGTDSESARRQFAETRQLRDELQLHTGVALPELSMGMSGDFAVAIAEGATMVRIGSRLFEGVLNA; translated from the coding sequence ATGCGTACGCGTCTGGCGGAAAATTGGAAATCGGTTGTCGATGACGTGCAAGCCGCAACGACGGCTGCGAAGCGGCCGTCCGACTCGGTCCAAATCATTGGCGTTAGCAAGTACGTTGACGCGGAAACGACTCTCGCCCTGGTCGAGGCGGGATGCCATCAGCTCGGAGAAAACCGTCCGCAAGTGCTGTGGAAAAAGGCGGCCGAAGTGGAGTTTCCCGATCAGGTCCAATGGCACTTGATTGGCCATCTGCAACGCAACAAGCTGCGGCGATCGATGCCATTTCGGCCGTGGATTCACTCGGTCGACAGTGAACGATTGCTCCATGCGATTGTCGAAGAAGCAAGCGTTCTCAAGCAGCCGACTGAGGTGTTGTTAGAGGTAAATATCAGCGGCGAGCCCGATAAGACGGGTTTGATGCCCGAGGCGATCGAGCCGATCCTAGAGCGTCACCTTGCCGAGCCAGGCAATGACGTTGTCAAAGTGCGGGGGTTGATGGCGATGGCCGGTTGGGGCACGGATTCCGAGTCGGCCCGCCGCCAATTCGCCGAGACGCGCCAACTTCGTGACGAATTGCAACTTCACACCGGTGTGGCACTGCCTGAGTTGTCGATGGGGATGAGCGGCGATTTTGCTGTCGCGATCGCCGAAGGGGCGACCATGGTACGGATCGGGTCCCGATTATTCGAAGGGGTGCTAAACGCCTAG